The following coding sequences are from one Daphnia pulex isolate KAP4 chromosome 11, ASM2113471v1 window:
- the LOC124208318 gene encoding uncharacterized protein LOC124208318, translating into MFLYHYTNEKNFNNILDEKILRVSLRGRHGRFGTGVYLTSFTPDNGREAIKINNRDGVSHLPEYADKTEECYLKFKIEDLSHVKNVQPKGHQQDIWLNPSEINLRYISYYSGYTDNSEEEEYHPCASVVARAEANVGSYSYPEVIENHCSRHSNPAVSERQSAARSTYSYGTGRDSRSISYRSYYQQQQQESESDSDGDYSWYPNHAVSERHQNTGRSTYGYATGGDSRSTSFRTSHQQQQESDEIGLGGVVAGTAAVLAVGAAAFGLFAAFRQSRQNNQQ; encoded by the exons TTTCTATATCACTATACCAACGAAAAAAACTTCAACAACATTTTAGATGAGAAAATTTTGCGTGTGTCACTCCGTGGCCGCCATGGCAGATTTGGTACTGGTGTCTACCTGACTTCGTTTACACCTGATAACGGGCGTGAAGCAATCAAGATAAATAATCGAGATGGGGTTTCTCACTTGCCAGAATACGCCGATAAGACTGAAGAATGTTACCTAAAGTTTAAGATAGAAGACCTCTCTCATGTGAAAAACGTTCAACCTAAAGGCCACCAACAAGATATCTGGCTTAATCCCAGCGAAATTAACCTGCGCTACATTTCCTACTACTCTGGATATACCGATaacagtgaagaagaagaatatcatCCTTGTGCGTCAGTCGTGGCACGTGCAG AGGCCAATGTTGGATCGTATTCTTATCCTGAGGTTATTGAGAATCATTGTTCTCGGCATTCGAACCCGGCTGTTTCTGAACGACAAAGCGCTGCTCGTAGCACTTACAGTTACGGAACGGGAAGAGATTCACGCAGCATTTCATATCGCTCTTAttaccagcaacagcagcaagaaTCAGAGTCGGATTCTGATGGTGATTATTCTTGGTATCCGAATCATGCTGTTTCTGAGCGTCATCAAAACACTGGTCGTAGCACTTACGGTTACGCAACGGGAGGAGATTCACGCAGCACTTCATTTCGCACTTCccatcaacagcaacaagaaTCAGATGAAATTGGATTGGGAGGCGTTGTGGCTGGAACTGCGGCTGTTTTAGCTGTCGGCGCAGCTGCTTTTGGTTTATTTGCAGCTTTTCGCCAATCACGCCAAAACAATCAacagtaa